Below is a genomic region from Prevotella melaninogenica.
TGAACTTGGCAAAACATCAAAGATATTACTATTAATAACTCCCAAAACTTAGTAATATCCTCAATAATATGGATAAAGATACATTACTCTACATTAGCTCTAATATCTGCATACTCCTCACTATCTACCAGATATTCAATCATCAGAAAGGAATAGGTATCTTGTCTTCTATTGTGTTATTTGGTTACTCTCTACTATCTCCTCTTCTTTCGTTCAGAACATGGGGTAGGTCTCACATGGTGGTTTTATCTCCTGGTACTAACCCAAGTTTAACCGGCAAAATTATTTTTCATAAATTTTCGGGATGTTTTGTGTAATATCAATTTGATAAATGATTGATAATCAAGTGTAGAGTATTGTTGCGAGGAGTAAAATCTGATTTGTAGGACACAGTCATATCAAAATTATTTTGTTACTTTGCACTCATGCACGCAAATGTACAGACACGATTCAACCCTGCCACAGGCGACATAGCTCCTTATTATCGCATCAAGGAGTCATATCGTGATGTGCAGGGTCATGTACATTCGCTAATTCTGTTGAACATCGGGTTCGAACTTTCACTTACTGCTGTACAGGTTCGAAAAATTGCATACGCTCTTACCGAACGCTTCAAAACCAGAAGTACACCCTCGCTTTTTAAAAAACATCTTGACGGACTTACTCCTATTGAACAGGCAAAGGCTGACGAATGGTGGAGCCGTATGGAGAAAGAAGGTGGAATCGATCGGTTTAATAAGGAAGAGCAGAAGTCGCTGAGAAAATATGAGAACTATATTGACCTTGAGACGGCAAACTATACTGACGCAAGGAATGTTGGCGCAGAGTGGCTCTGCAAGCAGACAATAGACAAGCTGCAGTTAGAGGGTTTTCTGCGCAAAAATGGGTGGACGGAGAATGCGATACACACGGCTTTGTCAGCATTGATTGTCCGTACGGTATATGCTGTCTCTGAATGTTCATCTTATTATTATTTGCGCGATAACTCGGCTGCCGCTGAACTTTATAGTGGAGCTCCTGGCTGGACACCAGGGATCAATTCTCTGTATAAAATCACTGACAAGTTATATGAACTAAAGGAACAGTTAGAGCGTCATTTGTGCAGCGTTACTGACGATCTCTTGAATATAGACAACAAGTTGATGCTCTTCGACTTAACCAACTTCTATTTCGAGGGTAGTAAGCGTAATAGTGATAAAGCCAAGTTCGGTCGTTCAAAAGAAAAACGCTCTGACTGTAAGCTACTTGTACTTGCATTATGTATCAATAAAGAAGGTTTTATACGTTATTCTTCTATCTTGGAGGGTAATACAGCAGATCCCAAGTCTCTACCCAATATGATTGATACGTTAGCAAAGAGGAATCCATCACGAACAAAGGATACGCTCGTTGTCATGGATGCAGGTGTTGCCACGGAAGAGAACTTGGAGCTAATAAAGAGAAAGGGTTACAATTATCTCTGCGTATCCCGTACGAAAATGAAAGACTATACGCTCAGTGATGATAACAAGAGCGTTACGGTAATGGATGCCCGTCGGCAGAAGATAACGCTGAAAGAGGTTAAGACAGAGGATGATGAGGATTATTATCTCGAAATAACATCTCCTTCGAAAGCTATGACAGAGTCGTCCATGAACAGGGTTTGGAGAGAGCGTTTTGAGATGGAACTGCAGAGGATAAACGAAGGAATCTCCAAGAAAGGTGGAACAAAAACCTATGAAAAGGTTGTTGAACGTACAGGACGTGCCATACAGAAGTACCATTCTATAGTGAAGTTCTACCGGATTAGCTACATAAAAAACGAGAAGAAACCCAAGGAGATGCTGCGTGTAGACTGGGAGATAAAAGACCTCTCGGAAATGGAATCTGGTCACGGAGTCTATTTCCTCCGCAGCAATGTCAGGACACTTTCTGAGCGTGTGACATGGGAATACTACAATCTTATTCGTGAGATAGAATGTACGAACAGACAACTAAAGAATGATCTCAACCTCCGTCCTATCTATCATCAGAAAGATGAGCGAAGCGATGCACACCTTTTCTTCGGTTTATTAGCCTACTGGGTGGTAAACACCATCCGTTGTCAATTAAAACGAGAAGGAGAATCCTGTTACTGGACCGAGATAGTACGACGTATGAGCATCCAAAAGCTCGTCACCACAAAAGGGAAGAATCCATTAGGTGAAACCATCGAGATGCGCCAATGTAGTAGTCCTTCGAAGCAAGCAAAACAGATATACGATAAGTTGGACTTAAAACACTCACCATTCAAAAAGAATAAAATTTGTAGGACACAGAGCCCATAAGAAAAACGAGGAAAGTATGGTGACAGCAACAATTAGGCGAAGGTGGGTGTTAAACTTGGGCTAAACCTCATATACATTCTCTCAACAGCGATACACTTCATTTTTAAGAATATCAAGGGAAGATCGCTCTTCTCCCTTAAAAATAATAAAGACAAACTATGGGAATGCTTTTTGTTCTTATTTTCTGGGCAATCGTTTTTGTAGTTCTATCCCTTATATTAGGACTGATAACGTTACCTTTCTCTTACTTCCTTTGCAAAAGGCAAAGGAAGAGAAAGATGGTTCTATCATTCCTCACACCAGGAGTATTTATCGGGATATACGCTGTAAGTAGTTTTGTGTGTATGATTATCATTGCTATCATTCTTGGTTCTGACATTGGTATCGGTGATGGCTGGTGTATCCCACTAAAGAATGGTTATGAACTTACCTCCGTTGATACACCCGAGTATGCTAACATCAATAGTAGAAACGATCCGTTGAAAGAAAACCTCATTGATGAGATTACACA
It encodes:
- a CDS encoding IS1634 family transposase; amino-acid sequence: MHANVQTRFNPATGDIAPYYRIKESYRDVQGHVHSLILLNIGFELSLTAVQVRKIAYALTERFKTRSTPSLFKKHLDGLTPIEQAKADEWWSRMEKEGGIDRFNKEEQKSLRKYENYIDLETANYTDARNVGAEWLCKQTIDKLQLEGFLRKNGWTENAIHTALSALIVRTVYAVSECSSYYYLRDNSAAAELYSGAPGWTPGINSLYKITDKLYELKEQLERHLCSVTDDLLNIDNKLMLFDLTNFYFEGSKRNSDKAKFGRSKEKRSDCKLLVLALCINKEGFIRYSSILEGNTADPKSLPNMIDTLAKRNPSRTKDTLVVMDAGVATEENLELIKRKGYNYLCVSRTKMKDYTLSDDNKSVTVMDARRQKITLKEVKTEDDEDYYLEITSPSKAMTESSMNRVWRERFEMELQRINEGISKKGGTKTYEKVVERTGRAIQKYHSIVKFYRISYIKNEKKPKEMLRVDWEIKDLSEMESGHGVYFLRSNVRTLSERVTWEYYNLIREIECTNRQLKNDLNLRPIYHQKDERSDAHLFFGLLAYWVVNTIRCQLKREGESCYWTEIVRRMSIQKLVTTKGKNPLGETIEMRQCSSPSKQAKQIYDKLDLKHSPFKKNKICRTQSP